In Corvus moneduloides isolate bCorMon1 chromosome 3, bCorMon1.pri, whole genome shotgun sequence, one DNA window encodes the following:
- the CDC42EP3 gene encoding cdc42 effector protein 3 has translation MPAKTPIYLKAANNKKGKKFKLRDILSPDMISPPLGDFRHTIHIGKEGQHDVFGDISFLQGNYELLPGNEGKTRVSQSGIHSEFLRANSTSESMFTETPSPVLKNAISLPAIGGSQALTLPLLSPVTFNSKQESIRSSRHPRLSCEPVIEEKLQEKGKEMEDEEMYKDDIWEQNGSSSHFTNGSDSHSSSFSERCTDWQTVDLLDDSRLSCELTKTKTKSEESLSDLAGSLLSLQLDLGPSLLDEVLNVMDKNKS, from the coding sequence ATGCCAGCCAAGACACCCATCTACTTGAAAGCTGCTAACAataagaaagggaagaaattcaAACTAAGGGATATCTTATCTCCTGATATGATCAGCCCTCCACTTGGAGATTTTCGCCATACCATACACATCGGAAAAGAGGGACAGCATGATGTTTTCGGAGATATCTCATTTTTGCAAGGTAACTACGAGCTATTGCCTGGAAATGAAGGTAAAACCAGAGTTAGCCAGTCTGGTATCCATAGTGAATTCTTAAGGGCAAACAGCACTTCCGAATCCATGTTTACAGAAACTCCATCACCAGTGCTCAAAAATGCTATTTCCCTTCCTGCCATTGGGGGTTCTCAAGCCCTTACATTGCCTTTATTGTCACCAGTGACATTTAATTCAAAGCAAGAATCCATCAGGTCATCAAGACATCCTAGGCTTAGCTGTGAGCCAGTAATAGAAGAAAAACTGCAGGAGAAAGGTAAAGAGATGGAGGATGAAGAAATGTACAAAGATGACATATGGGAGCAAAATGGTTCTTCTTCACATTTTACTAACGGTAGCGACAGCCACTCATCCAGCTTTTCTGAACGATGCACTGATTGGCAAACAGTTGATTTATTGGATGACAGTCGGCTTTCGTGTGAACTAACCAAGACAAAGACTAAGTCAGAAGAATCCCTTTCAGATCTTGCAGGCTCTCTTCTCTCATTGCAACTTGACTTGGGGCCCTCACTTTTGGATGAGGTCCTCAATGTAATGGACAAGAACAAATCTTAG